Proteins from one Corynebacterium epidermidicanis genomic window:
- a CDS encoding SDR family NAD(P)-dependent oxidoreductase, with translation MRSHWTASDLPDLHGETWLITGATRGLGLATARAASARGAHIILGVRDAARGAEVARELGDATVIPLDLSQLSSVRAATEHVPRVDVLINNAGSTTSVRSETPDGFEWHLGVNLLGPFLFTNLIAEQVRRRVVIVTSVTHHRAKFDFDDPHFTKRPWSQARAYSQSKLADLLWAHALQSKASFDVQTSHPGWSDTTLANPARSSFGQGVVSQVARRLANSSEQGALTTLFAATQDLPPVSLVGPSGLGELRGYPRLVRASESAKNPQLAERLWAFAEAATS, from the coding sequence ATGCGTTCACACTGGACCGCCTCTGACCTGCCAGATCTTCACGGGGAAACGTGGCTGATAACGGGTGCCACCCGAGGCCTCGGCCTCGCTACGGCACGCGCCGCCAGCGCCCGAGGCGCACACATCATCCTCGGAGTCCGCGACGCGGCTCGGGGTGCCGAAGTGGCCCGCGAGCTAGGCGACGCCACGGTAATCCCGCTCGATCTCTCGCAACTTTCGAGCGTGCGAGCGGCCACCGAGCACGTTCCGCGGGTCGACGTCCTCATCAACAACGCGGGCAGCACCACCAGCGTCCGCAGCGAAACTCCCGACGGTTTCGAATGGCACCTGGGCGTCAATCTTCTGGGTCCATTTCTTTTCACAAACCTGATAGCTGAGCAGGTACGACGCCGAGTAGTCATCGTTACCTCGGTCACGCACCACCGAGCCAAGTTCGATTTCGACGACCCTCACTTCACCAAACGCCCCTGGTCTCAAGCGCGGGCCTATAGCCAATCCAAGCTCGCAGATTTGTTGTGGGCGCACGCACTGCAGTCAAAAGCCAGCTTCGATGTTCAAACCTCGCACCCGGGCTGGTCCGATACCACTTTGGCCAACCCCGCGCGAAGTAGCTTTGGGCAAGGGGTGGTAAGCCAGGTGGCGCGTCGATTAGCTAACTCCTCCGAGCAAGGCGCCCTGACGACGCTTTTCGCGGCTACCCAAGACCTGCCGCCGGTAAGCCTGGTCGGCCCGTCCGGGCTGGGGGAGTTGCGGGGTTATCCTCGCCTCGTTAGGGCCTCGGAAAGCGCGAAAAACCCACAGCTCGCTGAGAGGCTGTGGGCGTTCGCTGAGGCTGCTACCAGCTAG
- a CDS encoding DUF1295 domain-containing protein, translating into MTLDLFIVAWIGIALFALAALWFIDAPYGRQMRSGWGPGVPNRLAWTLMEVVVLVSFYAVVWASGVELSLPTITFAALLTCHYVNRSFIYPWRTRTKGKVMPLSIMLMSVLFNSVNGFFLGSDLTALNRDSSWFSDPRFMIGLVIFGCGMALNMHSDNILLRLRKPGDTGYHIPRGGAFRWVTSPNLLGEIIEWIGFAILTWSLSGLAFALWTCANLVPRARSNQRWYQQKFPDYPSDRRVLVPGVW; encoded by the coding sequence ATGACTTTAGACCTGTTCATCGTCGCGTGGATCGGCATTGCCCTGTTTGCCCTCGCAGCGCTGTGGTTCATCGATGCCCCCTATGGCCGCCAAATGCGCTCTGGTTGGGGGCCGGGGGTGCCCAACCGCCTGGCGTGGACGCTCATGGAAGTCGTGGTGCTGGTCAGCTTCTACGCTGTGGTGTGGGCTAGTGGCGTGGAGCTTAGCTTGCCGACGATCACCTTCGCCGCGCTACTGACCTGCCACTATGTCAACCGATCCTTCATCTACCCCTGGCGCACGCGCACCAAGGGTAAGGTCATGCCGCTGTCGATCATGCTGATGTCCGTGCTGTTTAACTCGGTCAACGGCTTCTTTTTGGGCAGTGATTTAACGGCGCTGAATAGGGATTCGAGTTGGTTTAGCGATCCGCGGTTTATGATTGGGCTGGTTATATTTGGGTGTGGCATGGCGCTGAACATGCACAGCGATAACATTCTGCTGCGCCTGCGCAAACCTGGCGATACGGGCTATCACATCCCGCGCGGGGGCGCGTTCCGTTGGGTGACCAGCCCTAACCTGCTGGGGGAAATCATTGAGTGGATCGGCTTTGCGATCCTCACCTGGAGCCTCTCCGGACTCGCGTTCGCCTTGTGGACCTGCGCGAATCTGGTCCCCCGTGCGCGTAGTAATCAGCGCTGGTATCAGCAGAAATTCCCCGACTACCCGAGTGATCGTCGCGTCCTCGTGCCGGGCGTCTGGTAG
- a CDS encoding winged helix DNA-binding domain-containing protein, giving the protein MPASPIHTTDLQDEQLRELRARRLIAQALVPDRALADGQAVAQHMLAVQGQLYNSGLQALACRSLSSQAETEELVRAGQIVRTWSQRGTHHFLAAEDARWMMQLCSPRIEAAAAKRRPGLGLTEQMFDAARSALFEALREGPVARTEAYALFDAAGVDPTQQRGPHILRSLGSLGDIVQGPRRGSEDVFMLTENLPVVARELAGEEALAELGTRYFHSHGPATVKDLAWWSGLTIRDAKTVAKLARNTVAVELAGVEYRMGEWQLSVEWEALEAALALRLELPAFDEYLLGYGDRSAVCPADLVPIVGPTKNGMCRPFVVEQGVVVGAYG; this is encoded by the coding sequence ATGCCAGCCTCCCCAATCCACACCACTGACCTGCAGGACGAACAACTCCGCGAGTTGCGCGCCCGCCGACTTATTGCGCAGGCCTTAGTGCCAGACCGGGCGCTAGCTGATGGCCAGGCCGTGGCCCAGCACATGCTTGCCGTGCAAGGCCAGCTCTATAATTCGGGACTCCAAGCACTTGCATGCCGATCGCTGTCGAGCCAAGCTGAAACTGAAGAGCTCGTGCGTGCAGGGCAGATCGTACGCACCTGGTCACAGCGCGGAACGCACCATTTCTTAGCTGCCGAAGATGCGCGGTGGATGATGCAGCTATGCAGCCCCCGCATCGAGGCAGCCGCAGCTAAGCGGAGGCCCGGACTAGGGCTCACCGAGCAGATGTTTGACGCCGCGCGGTCAGCCCTGTTCGAGGCCCTACGCGAGGGTCCGGTGGCGCGCACTGAGGCCTACGCGCTTTTCGACGCCGCGGGCGTTGATCCTACCCAACAAAGGGGCCCACATATCCTGCGTTCGCTAGGATCACTCGGCGACATCGTGCAAGGCCCGCGGCGGGGAAGCGAAGATGTGTTCATGTTGACCGAAAATCTGCCGGTGGTGGCGCGTGAATTGGCAGGGGAGGAGGCGCTCGCGGAGCTCGGCACGCGGTACTTCCATTCCCATGGGCCTGCGACGGTGAAGGATTTGGCTTGGTGGTCGGGGCTCACAATTCGGGATGCGAAGACGGTGGCGAAACTCGCCCGAAACACGGTGGCAGTGGAACTGGCGGGCGTCGAGTATCGCATGGGTGAGTGGCAGCTCAGCGTGGAATGGGAAGCACTGGAGGCTGCACTGGCATTGAGATTGGAACTGCCGGCATTCGACGAATACCTATTGGGTTACGGTGACCGATCAGCCGTGTGTCCAGCAGATTTGGTGCCAATCGTTGGGCCGACCAAAAATGGGATGTGTCGGCCTTTCGTAGTGGAGCAGGGTGTGGTTGTGGGGGCTTATGGGTAG
- a CDS encoding Fpg/Nei family DNA glycosylase, with protein sequence MPEGHVIHRLARDLNSAFTQTTPQVSSPQGRFATEAAQLDQQTFIGADAHGKHLFITFDHPLQIHIHLGLIGKFHLSEPKDPTPTTRLRIANDHTTADLIGPQWCRLITEDARAHTLAKLGADPLREDADPEWVWTRVHRSNRTIGSLLMDQKLFAGVGNIYRAEPLFRLGISPFLPGKQLSRPLFDALWTDLTELMADGVTKGRIDTIRPEHTPEAMGRPPRKDDHGGEVYVYRRAGQPCHVCGTPIEHQVMEGRNLFWCPGCQR encoded by the coding sequence ATGCCCGAAGGCCACGTCATCCATCGTCTCGCCCGCGACCTCAACTCCGCGTTCACCCAGACAACACCGCAGGTCTCGTCGCCGCAGGGCCGGTTTGCCACCGAAGCAGCCCAGCTGGATCAGCAGACCTTCATAGGAGCCGACGCCCACGGCAAACACCTCTTCATCACGTTCGACCACCCGCTACAGATCCACATTCACTTAGGCCTGATCGGCAAGTTCCACCTCAGCGAGCCAAAAGATCCAACACCTACTACCCGGCTGCGTATCGCAAACGACCACACCACAGCCGACCTCATCGGCCCGCAATGGTGCCGACTCATCACGGAGGATGCCCGCGCCCACACCCTCGCAAAGCTCGGCGCGGACCCCTTGCGCGAAGATGCCGATCCGGAATGGGTGTGGACACGCGTACACCGCTCCAACCGCACCATCGGGTCCCTGCTCATGGACCAGAAGCTTTTCGCGGGCGTCGGCAATATTTACCGCGCGGAGCCCCTATTTCGCCTGGGTATCAGCCCGTTCCTGCCCGGCAAGCAGCTATCGCGCCCGCTTTTCGACGCCCTCTGGACGGATCTCACCGAGCTGATGGCCGACGGCGTGACGAAAGGCAGGATCGACACCATTCGACCAGAGCACACCCCGGAGGCGATGGGGCGCCCGCCGCGGAAAGACGACCACGGCGGGGAGGTCTACGTCTATCGACGCGCCGGCCAGCCCTGCCACGTGTGTGGCACCCCGATCGAGCACCAAGTGATGGAGGGGCGCAACCTGTTTTGGTGCCCGGGGTGTCAGCGCTAG
- a CDS encoding cation diffusion facilitator family transporter, whose protein sequence is MNSLPKQRAEALKKAIRLQWISIAVVIVTVAIVGVVAGQSQAMKAAWVEDLLALVPPIAFLVAAHVSKRPPSEKFPYGFHRAVGIAHLVAGFTLLAMGGLLAYESVSGLVTQEKPPIGLTVVAGHAVWAGWPMIVVMLLSIAPPMILGRLKMKLAEQLHDKVLYADADMNKADWTTGLGTAIGIFGVGFGLWWMDAAVATLVSLSIIKDGVTNVKAAVSDLMDTRVTTFDEKVPALLHEVDRRIQELDWVAASNTRIRDQGHVFHSETFVVPRSEPTLQQLNDARSMLTDLDWKMHDVVIVPVRALPEY, encoded by the coding sequence ATGAACAGTCTTCCCAAACAACGAGCCGAGGCGCTAAAGAAGGCCATCCGGTTGCAGTGGATCAGCATCGCAGTCGTGATCGTCACCGTCGCCATCGTGGGCGTCGTAGCGGGACAGTCCCAAGCCATGAAGGCCGCTTGGGTGGAAGACCTACTCGCCCTGGTACCTCCAATTGCCTTCCTGGTCGCAGCCCACGTCAGCAAGCGCCCACCCAGCGAGAAGTTCCCCTATGGTTTCCATCGAGCTGTCGGAATCGCCCACTTGGTTGCCGGTTTTACCCTGCTCGCGATGGGTGGGCTGCTCGCCTATGAGTCTGTCTCGGGTCTAGTCACACAGGAAAAGCCACCCATTGGCCTCACCGTCGTGGCAGGTCATGCCGTGTGGGCTGGGTGGCCAATGATCGTCGTCATGCTGTTGTCCATCGCACCGCCAATGATCCTGGGCCGCCTCAAGATGAAACTCGCCGAACAGCTGCACGACAAGGTTCTCTACGCCGACGCAGACATGAACAAAGCCGACTGGACCACCGGACTGGGCACTGCGATCGGCATCTTCGGCGTCGGTTTTGGCCTGTGGTGGATGGACGCTGCGGTGGCCACGCTCGTGTCGCTGTCCATCATCAAGGACGGTGTCACCAACGTGAAAGCCGCGGTTTCCGACCTCATGGACACCCGCGTCACCACCTTCGACGAAAAGGTGCCTGCCTTGCTCCACGAGGTCGACCGAAGAATTCAGGAACTCGACTGGGTCGCCGCCTCCAACACCCGCATCCGCGACCAGGGCCACGTCTTCCACTCCGAGACCTTTGTCGTGCCCCGATCGGAACCCACACTGCAGCAGCTTAACGACGCCCGTTCGATGCTCACCGACCTGGACTGGAAAATGCACGACGTAGTAATCGTGCCGGTACGCGCGCTGCCGGAGTACTGA
- a CDS encoding YbjN domain-containing protein, translating into MELFDIDPIDSRDIVTPVSAVRAMGALTDIGIMYRVDDDDPNDFYAHFAGFVIHFTWDGPFEPGLLVSARLWGRLPERRLADFQRWMVDFHAGSFQPIATYQQHDDGIHVVFRTKLSLKGGLSDSQLTANVKRLIDGIIGATSDAATEFPELAATEPGFLSSIDEENQNLILPVTLERLPVVLTALEVEDIESDGVNVVGRYGDREYACKMFAGGLWLQMRSEFEYEIEPQHLGEFTEFANKKNSEWRDTAVYIEELGENFRLVFESNTPVHIGMTTAQLGEALRDSLWGQDRLARQCHEELDLVDF; encoded by the coding sequence ATGGAACTGTTTGACATTGACCCCATTGATAGTCGTGACATCGTCACCCCAGTCAGTGCGGTTCGGGCGATGGGGGCACTCACGGACATCGGAATTATGTACCGGGTCGACGATGACGACCCCAATGATTTCTACGCACACTTTGCCGGCTTCGTGATTCATTTCACCTGGGACGGTCCGTTTGAACCAGGCTTGCTCGTCAGTGCTCGGCTCTGGGGTCGCTTGCCGGAACGTCGGCTGGCCGACTTCCAGCGTTGGATGGTGGATTTTCATGCGGGCAGCTTCCAGCCCATCGCGACGTACCAGCAGCACGACGACGGTATCCATGTGGTCTTCCGCACCAAATTGTCTCTGAAGGGTGGCCTGTCGGACTCCCAACTGACGGCAAACGTCAAACGGCTTATCGACGGCATCATCGGAGCAACTTCAGATGCTGCGACGGAGTTTCCCGAATTGGCGGCGACGGAGCCTGGGTTTCTAAGTTCGATTGATGAGGAGAACCAGAATCTCATCCTCCCGGTAACGTTGGAACGCCTCCCGGTCGTGCTGACTGCGCTGGAAGTAGAGGACATTGAAAGTGATGGCGTGAACGTCGTTGGGCGCTACGGGGACCGGGAGTACGCCTGCAAGATGTTTGCTGGGGGCCTCTGGCTGCAGATGCGTAGTGAGTTCGAATACGAGATTGAGCCACAGCATCTCGGTGAGTTCACGGAGTTTGCCAATAAGAAGAACTCCGAGTGGCGGGATACAGCGGTGTACATCGAGGAGCTGGGGGAGAATTTCCGGTTGGTGTTTGAATCCAATACGCCAGTTCACATTGGCATGACCACGGCTCAGCTGGGGGAGGCGCTCCGAGACTCGCTATGGGGTCAGGACCGTCTAGCGCGGCAATGCCATGAGGAGCTTGACCTGGTAGATTTCTAG
- a CDS encoding type II toxin-antitoxin system Y4mF family antitoxin: protein MLEVAGPVRERRKVLRLTQSELADLAEVSERFVREVESGKSSVQLDKLQEVLAVLGLELQIVQFVPEALR, encoded by the coding sequence ATGCTGGAAGTGGCGGGACCGGTGCGTGAGCGTCGGAAAGTGCTGCGCCTGACGCAAAGCGAACTTGCGGACCTTGCGGAGGTCTCGGAACGGTTTGTGCGGGAAGTCGAATCAGGGAAGTCGAGTGTGCAGCTCGATAAGCTGCAGGAAGTGCTCGCGGTGTTGGGGCTCGAGTTGCAGATCGTGCAGTTCGTCCCCGAGGCGCTGCGATGA
- a CDS encoding DUF1846 domain-containing protein, with amino-acid sequence MTAHKIGFDREKYIAMQSHHIKERRDQIGGKLYLEMGGKLFDDMHASRVLPGFTPDNKIVMLEQLKDEMEILVCLNAKDLQRQKVRADLGITYEEDVLRLVDAFREQGFLVEHVVMTQTEDDNAQAAAFKQRAERLGLKVWIHRTIPGYPSNTRLVVSEDGLGRNEYAETTRDLVVVTAPGPGSGKLATCLSQIYHEHQRGIQAGYAKFETFPIWNIPLDHPVNEAYEAATVDLDDKNVIDPFHLAAYGETTVNYNRDVEVFPLLKTLLEKLSGHSPYQSPTDMGVNMAGHCISDDEVCREAGRQEIIRRYYKELVTEARGELDPVGSERVAMIMGRLGIETSERAVVAPALALAEETGGPAAALELADGRIVVGKTSPLLGCSAAVVLNALKLLAGIPDDVHLLSPASIEPIQVLKTKHLGSRNPRLHTDEVLIALSVSAGSDDNARLALEQLQNLRGCDIHTTTILGSVDEGIFRNLGVLVTSEPKFAKKTLFRK; translated from the coding sequence ATGACTGCACACAAGATTGGATTTGACCGCGAGAAGTACATCGCGATGCAATCCCACCACATCAAAGAACGTCGCGACCAGATCGGCGGCAAGCTCTACCTCGAAATGGGCGGAAAGCTTTTCGACGACATGCACGCCTCCCGAGTTCTCCCCGGCTTTACTCCCGACAACAAGATCGTGATGCTGGAGCAGCTCAAAGACGAGATGGAAATTCTTGTCTGCCTCAATGCCAAGGATCTGCAGCGACAAAAGGTTCGCGCGGACCTTGGCATCACTTATGAGGAAGACGTGCTGCGCCTGGTAGATGCCTTCCGCGAGCAGGGCTTCCTGGTTGAACACGTGGTGATGACGCAAACCGAAGATGACAACGCGCAGGCCGCCGCGTTCAAGCAGCGCGCCGAGCGCCTGGGCCTGAAGGTGTGGATCCACCGCACGATCCCGGGCTACCCATCCAACACGCGCCTGGTGGTGTCCGAGGATGGCCTCGGCCGCAACGAATATGCGGAAACCACGCGTGATCTGGTGGTTGTCACCGCCCCTGGTCCTGGGTCCGGCAAGCTGGCAACCTGCCTTTCGCAGATTTACCACGAGCACCAGCGCGGAATCCAGGCTGGCTACGCCAAGTTTGAGACTTTCCCGATCTGGAATATTCCGCTGGATCACCCCGTCAATGAGGCTTATGAAGCCGCCACCGTGGACCTTGACGACAAGAATGTCATCGACCCCTTCCACCTCGCAGCCTACGGTGAGACGACCGTCAACTACAACCGTGACGTCGAGGTATTTCCACTGCTCAAGACGCTGCTGGAGAAGCTTTCGGGCCACTCCCCTTACCAATCGCCCACTGACATGGGCGTGAACATGGCGGGCCATTGCATTTCCGACGACGAGGTGTGCCGGGAAGCCGGCCGCCAGGAAATTATCCGCAGGTACTACAAGGAGCTGGTTACCGAGGCGCGCGGCGAGCTTGATCCCGTGGGTTCCGAGCGCGTAGCGATGATCATGGGTCGCCTCGGCATCGAAACTTCGGAGCGAGCTGTCGTGGCACCTGCGCTCGCACTTGCTGAGGAGACGGGCGGGCCAGCCGCAGCACTGGAGCTGGCAGATGGCCGTATCGTGGTCGGAAAAACCTCGCCTTTGCTTGGTTGCTCCGCCGCGGTGGTGCTGAATGCACTGAAGCTGCTAGCCGGGATCCCCGACGACGTACATCTGCTCTCACCTGCCTCGATTGAGCCGATCCAGGTGCTGAAGACCAAGCACCTGGGCTCCCGCAACCCACGCCTGCATACCGACGAAGTGTTGATCGCACTCTCGGTCTCGGCAGGTAGCGACGACAACGCGCGCCTCGCGCTGGAGCAGCTGCAAAATCTGCGTGGGTGTGACATCCACACCACCACGATTCTCGGATCCGTGGACGAAGGGATCTTCCGCAACCTCGGCGTGCTGGTCACGTCCGAGCCGAAGTTCGCGAAGAAGACGCTGTTTAGGAAGTAG
- a CDS encoding type II toxin-antitoxin system HipA family toxin, translated as MNGDVWVDGRLAATLMRVEAGVEFSYTEDYLERPGRAVATTLPVTRDPVRTFAGALPPFFAGLLPEGRRLSVLRRSIKASADDELALLLAVGTNLVGNIQVVPSGTVPPSLVDVDNSAHIDLDAPNLDLRNVFTEVGNPDAHGLAGIQEKASGRTIAVPIGVGTIVKVSPPEFPRLVENEYSCLKAFASMKWGRGHVVDAKVIEDSRGMRALVVRRFDSNGTVKYPVEDASQLLGRYPADKYEVSWEELTHGVLAVTTTPKLAARSLALQLAFGWLSGNGDIHAKNISVVDYGRGFEVAPAYDLPSTVPYGDMTLALPVMGNREGLSRKRFLAYCESIGLAEKVANDVATQALAATANLGAELVRACAFDARRERDLLRVLRRRRQHW; from the coding sequence ATGAATGGCGACGTTTGGGTCGATGGACGCCTGGCGGCGACGCTCATGCGCGTTGAGGCCGGTGTGGAGTTTTCCTACACCGAGGACTACCTGGAACGACCGGGCCGGGCAGTCGCCACGACACTTCCTGTGACTCGAGATCCAGTGCGCACATTTGCGGGTGCGTTGCCTCCGTTCTTTGCTGGTCTGCTTCCCGAGGGCCGTCGCTTAAGCGTGTTGCGCCGTTCAATAAAGGCGTCTGCGGATGATGAACTTGCGTTGCTGCTTGCGGTTGGTACCAATTTGGTGGGGAATATCCAGGTAGTGCCATCTGGCACCGTGCCACCCTCGTTGGTTGATGTGGATAATTCTGCGCACATTGATCTCGACGCGCCGAATCTTGATCTGCGCAATGTATTTACCGAAGTCGGTAATCCAGATGCACATGGTTTGGCGGGGATTCAGGAGAAAGCATCTGGGCGTACTATCGCGGTGCCAATCGGCGTGGGCACAATTGTGAAAGTGAGCCCGCCGGAATTTCCGCGCTTGGTGGAGAATGAATATTCGTGCTTGAAGGCATTTGCATCAATGAAGTGGGGACGCGGGCATGTCGTGGACGCCAAGGTTATAGAAGACTCGCGTGGAATGCGTGCACTAGTTGTGAGGCGTTTCGACAGCAATGGTACGGTGAAATACCCGGTAGAGGATGCTAGCCAGCTATTGGGACGATATCCCGCGGACAAATATGAAGTGTCCTGGGAAGAACTCACGCACGGGGTTCTAGCAGTTACGACGACCCCTAAGTTAGCGGCGCGTTCGTTGGCCCTGCAACTCGCGTTTGGCTGGTTGAGTGGCAACGGGGATATCCATGCCAAAAATATCTCGGTGGTGGACTACGGTCGTGGATTTGAGGTTGCGCCCGCCTACGATCTACCGTCTACCGTGCCTTATGGAGATATGACATTGGCTTTGCCTGTCATGGGGAATCGGGAAGGACTGAGCCGGAAGCGTTTTCTTGCTTACTGTGAATCCATCGGTTTGGCTGAAAAGGTTGCTAACGACGTTGCCACACAGGCGCTGGCTGCGACGGCAAACTTGGGAGCGGAACTAGTAAGGGCGTGTGCTTTTGATGCTCGGCGCGAACGAGATCTGCTACGCGTGCTACGGCGCCGCCGCCAACACTGGTAG
- a CDS encoding substrate-binding periplasmic protein — MNLSIKADLTTHRINKAVLAALLTLGLASCSTLSALPKDSEGALHRAQHEELRVGVTEHLPYTDVHDDGAVTGSEAQLIDGFAQSIGTKPRWVPGSEEALVKQLEDGEIDVIIGGLTKKTQWSKKVALTRPYDKETKTVMAVPMGENALLTSLERYLAETTGEVQ; from the coding sequence ATGAACCTATCAATAAAAGCAGATCTAACGACACATCGAATCAACAAAGCGGTTCTGGCCGCACTGCTGACACTGGGGCTAGCCTCCTGCAGCACTTTATCGGCACTACCCAAAGACTCCGAGGGCGCACTCCATAGGGCACAGCATGAAGAGCTCCGCGTGGGCGTCACCGAGCATCTCCCCTACACCGATGTCCACGATGACGGCGCTGTCACCGGCAGCGAAGCCCAGCTCATCGACGGTTTCGCGCAGTCGATTGGCACGAAACCTCGTTGGGTTCCAGGTTCCGAGGAAGCTCTCGTAAAGCAGCTGGAAGACGGCGAAATCGATGTCATCATTGGCGGCCTCACCAAGAAGACCCAGTGGTCGAAGAAAGTAGCCCTCACCAGGCCCTACGACAAAGAAACTAAGACCGTCATGGCGGTGCCAATGGGTGAGAACGCCCTGCTTACGTCCCTCGAACGCTACCTGGCAGAAACCACAGGTGAGGTGCAATGA
- a CDS encoding mechanosensitive ion channel family protein, with protein MPIGYILELIKQWIITHGIFLGLLVIVGFLIPRVGRRIIDGASRTVEDGTEAAKGRKAITGAMVYIAEAVAYTALVIAAMRNLGINLAAAAIPATVVSAAVGFGSQKIIGDLLGGFFIITEKQYGVGDWVKFYGSAATVEGDVVDMTLRATTIRTINGEEITVPNGEARMCVNASARWARAVIAIPVPITAGSSVAEINARTLAAAEDALLDPELKQHVRSDITFQAATAVTPPTAMGLPWTATMRLLIDVAPGKQWLVERAVRAAVLDEWWEDYGKRASSSPLATEAVTQKMSELLDTQEFRPISAAALVGTGSDVASAAESEALANAAENVDVPRTQVMQEIVEREDDDVPKPHRGQGIWTLGGRVRPSTTVLFLALFGLLLLGSMTLSGGERSDAGWLAPKSPVTAPPEPSLPAPVQPVVPTQQPAPVTSESAPTLTSEVTPTLSTSLPSSARGVRATETDDPVEETTATSAEAPTTEPSVVERATETPTM; from the coding sequence ATGCCAATCGGTTACATTCTCGAGCTCATCAAGCAGTGGATCATCACCCATGGGATCTTCCTGGGTCTGCTGGTCATCGTTGGTTTCCTGATTCCACGGGTCGGTCGCCGGATCATTGATGGGGCCAGCCGCACTGTGGAGGATGGGACGGAGGCGGCGAAGGGTCGCAAGGCGATCACTGGTGCGATGGTCTACATTGCAGAAGCTGTGGCTTACACCGCGTTGGTCATCGCGGCGATGCGCAACCTCGGTATCAATCTGGCGGCTGCGGCGATCCCCGCAACGGTGGTGTCGGCCGCTGTCGGTTTTGGCTCGCAGAAGATCATCGGTGACCTGCTGGGTGGCTTCTTCATCATCACGGAGAAGCAGTATGGCGTGGGGGACTGGGTGAAGTTTTATGGCAGTGCGGCGACGGTGGAGGGTGATGTTGTCGATATGACCCTGCGCGCTACCACTATCCGCACGATCAACGGTGAGGAAATCACCGTTCCTAATGGTGAGGCGCGAATGTGCGTTAATGCATCGGCACGCTGGGCGCGCGCGGTGATCGCGATTCCGGTGCCGATCACCGCTGGGTCGTCGGTAGCTGAAATCAACGCGCGCACGTTGGCCGCTGCGGAGGACGCCCTGCTCGACCCAGAGTTGAAGCAGCATGTGCGCAGCGACATCACCTTCCAAGCCGCGACTGCTGTTACTCCGCCTACCGCGATGGGGTTACCGTGGACGGCCACGATGCGCCTGCTTATCGACGTCGCCCCGGGCAAGCAGTGGCTGGTGGAAAGGGCAGTCCGGGCGGCGGTCCTTGATGAATGGTGGGAAGACTACGGCAAACGCGCCAGCAGTTCGCCGTTAGCCACCGAGGCAGTGACGCAAAAGATGTCTGAGCTGCTCGATACGCAGGAATTCCGGCCGATTTCGGCGGCCGCACTGGTGGGGACGGGGTCTGATGTGGCCTCCGCTGCGGAGTCGGAAGCTTTGGCGAATGCGGCCGAGAATGTGGATGTGCCACGGACGCAGGTGATGCAGGAGATCGTGGAGCGTGAGGATGATGATGTCCCGAAGCCACACCGGGGCCAGGGGATTTGGACGTTGGGCGGTCGAGTGCGTCCGTCTACGACGGTGTTGTTCCTCGCGTTGTTCGGGCTGCTGCTGTTGGGCTCGATGACGCTGTCCGGCGGAGAACGCTCGGATGCTGGCTGGTTGGCACCGAAGTCGCCGGTGACGGCCCCGCCGGAACCGTCTCTGCCCGCCCCGGTGCAGCCGGTGGTGCCGACGCAGCAGCCGGCTCCGGTGACGTCTGAGAGCGCTCCGACTCTCACCAGCGAGGTAACGCCAACACTTTCGACATCCCTGCCGTCGTCGGCACGCGGGGTCCGGGCGACTGAGACGGATGACCCAGTGGAGGAAACCACGGCTACCTCGGCGGAGGCGCCGACCACGGAACCGTCTGTTGTGGAGCGTGCTACGGAAACTCCGACAATGTAG